Within the Gloeobacter kilaueensis JS1 genome, the region TGTAGGGCAGAATCCGGCTCCTGGTCATGGTCACGCGGCTGCGCACCCAGTATCTGTTCTTCTTTGCCCTGGCGGCGGTGGTGCCGGTGCTGGTACTGGGGATTGTCGAATTTTCGCTCCTCCAGCGCGATGTGCCGGAGCGCGAACAGCGGGTGCTCGATGAAAACCAGCGGCTGGCGGACCTGCTCGCCGCCAACCTGCGCTACCAGCTCAATCTTGTCCTCGACCCGGTGCAGCGGGCGGCAGGCTCAAGCGCTGCACCGACGAGCCGGCCCACCGGCGGCACACTTTCGCAGTGGATGAGCACGACGCCCCTTTTTCGCCATCTGTTGCTGGTCGAGCGCCGCCGGGTGGTGGCCAGTGCCCGTTCGACCCTCTGGCTGGGCCGCCTGTTGCCTCCTGCTGCTCTACCTGGGCCTGGCAACCGGCCCGCTGCTGTTTTTTATTCGCCGATGTTTCCTTCGCTCTACGACGGGGCACCGCTCGCGGCGGTGGTGGTTGCTTTTCCCGATTTCTCCCGGTCGGCCTTAGTCGGCCTGCTCGATCTGAACGTGCTCGACAGCCAGCTGCAGGTCCAGGCCACTCCCACCCGCCGGGTGGCCATCGTCGATCAGACCGCCCAGGCGCTGGCCTTCGCTGCCCAACCCCGAACGGTACCCATCGGCGCAGACTTGAGCCGCCTCGCCCCAGTCAAAGCCGTACTCCGGGGCCATCGCGGAACGCTGCGCTTACCAGAAAGCGGGGACCTGGCGGCCTTCAGCCCGGTGAGCGGCACCAGCTGGGGGGTAGTCGTCAACAGCGCGGCCTCCGAAGCCCTGGTCGGCCCCTTCGCCAACAACCTGCCGGGCTTTGGGGCGGGCCTCGGCCTCACCGCCCTCGCAGCTGTCGGCTTCGCCTACTGGCTGAGCGAGCGGATCAGCCGCCCCCTGCAGCAGTTGAGCGAGCGGATGCAGGGGCTGGCGCTCGGCAATTCCCTCGATCCGCCCCCTACGTTGCTGGCCCCGGCAACGGCCCTGGAGGTGCAGGTATTGATCGACTCGTTTCGGACGATGCGCCAGCGCATCGGCAGCGAAGCTGCCGCCAACCGCCGGCTCGTCGCCAACCTGAGCGCTGAGAAGGGCAAGCTGGAGCTGATTATCGAGTCGATCACCGAAGGGGTACTGGTCTACGAGGAGTCAGGCCAGGTGATCACCGCCAACAGCGCCCTCTGGACACAGCTCGACAGCGCACCGGCCACCCTCACCGACTGGCGGGCTCTGCCCCTGCGCGACGCCCTCGGTGAGACTCTGCCGAGCGAGCGGAGCGTCCTGGCCCGCGCCGTCCGCCTCGGTAGCCCCGAGAGCGCCCTCTACCGGCTCGCCCGCCCCGGTTCGCCCCTGCGCATCCTCCAGATTGCCGCCGCACCTTTGCGCATCCCAGAAGGCAGCATCATTGGCGGTGTCGCGATCGTGCGCGATGTCACCGCCCAAAAAGAAAGCGAAAGACTGCGCGAAGATTTTGTCGCCACCCTCACCCACGACCTGCGCACGCCGCTTCTGGCTGCCGTCCAGACCCTTGGCTTTACCCTCGAAGGCCAGTACGGCCCCCTGAGCGACGGCCAGCAGCAGATCTTGCTCGCCGTGATCGAGAGCCACCGCGAGCTTCTGGGCCTGGTCGAAAGTTTGCTCACTATCTACCGCTACGAGGCAGGCCGGATGCGCCTGCGCAAGGAACCGACCGATCTTGTCGCCCTCACCGCCAGTTGCCTGGAAGAGGTGGGCACCCTCGCCACTGCCCGCAAACTCAGCCTCAGCCTCGATGCCCCGAACCATCTGCCTCCCGTCCCCTGCGATCGCCAGCAGTTGCGCCGGGTAATCATCAATCTTGTAGACAACGCCCTCAAGTTCACCCCCACCGGTGGCCGGGTCGAGGTGCGCCTTCTGTGTCAGGATGCCGGCGTGCAACTGAGCGTCCGCGACACGGGCCGGGGCATCGCCCCCGAAAAGCAGGCGGCTCTCTTCGTGCGCTTTGCCCAGGCCGACAGCTACAGCACCGGCACCGGCCTCGGCCTGTACTTGTGCCGCCAGGTGATCGAGGCCCACGGCGGACGCATCTGGGTGGAAAGCGAGCCAGGACTGGGTAGTACCTTCGCCTTCGACCTGCCCCTCAATAGCCCTTCTGGCTGATCAGGATTCGAGCTACCAGAAGCTTTGTGAGCATGTTGATATTTCAAAGGGCATCTGGATCGACGCCCAGGGCTCTCAACCTTGCTGCTAAATTGGCGGCTCGTTGCTCGGCTTGCTGAGCGCGTTGTTCAGCCTGTCGGGCAAGTCGTTCGGCTTGCTCAGCCCGCTGGCGCTCTTGCTCCACATCGGTAGAAATCCATTCACCCCGCGCATCGTACCAGCGCAACCACAGGCGCTCCACCCCAGCAAATTTTCCCTGCCACAGCCCCAGACCAATCCCCAACGTTCCGATCCAGAGGCGGTCATCGGACAGTTCCCGGTACTGCTCGCCTTCCAGCCGAAACAGCCTATAGCTATTTGCCTCGCGGTTAAAGAGCACGTAGTACGGCACCCGCAAAATGCTCTCGTACACTTCCCACTTCGAGGGCGGCTGCCGGTCTCGCAGTGTCTCCCCCTGGTCTTCTTCAAGGGTGCCAGGCGAGAGCAATTCGACCACTACGATCGGGGCACGTCCCTCGCGCCACAGTACGTAGCTGAGCCTGCCGGCATCGACGAGGCGCGGCACCCCGACCACCGCAAACCAGTCGGGCCGCTTGTAGTAGCTGGTGTTGAGCGAGTCGTAGTAGAGGTTGAGGTCGGTGGCACAGAAGACCTGCTCGGGCGGGTAAGTAGTGGGCCGAAAAGTCTGGCTGAGCAGCTGCGGTTGCCAGTGATGAAACTCGTCAGGCAAGCCAGGCTCCTCGGGATTTTCGCTCGGTAGATCGTACATCGAGGGCAAAGGCGGGAGCGGCGAGGGGGTGAAAACTGGCTTATAGACAGTCATCGGACACCTGTTTGAAGATTTTGTGTTTTTCGCCCGTTCCCTCACTTTAGCCCCGTCTGTCCCGGTCATTCGCCCTCGCCAACCTTTAGACTAAAAAACGCGATACCTGCTCCCCATCCTTCGTTCACACACCTTCGTCGTTCAGGGGGACAATATGCGATTTTCTTTGCGCGGGGCGCTCTGCGTCCTGATGCTGGTCTTTGTGTTCTTTTGCGCATCTGCCTATGCTGCGCCTACGACTTTCAACATCAACTGCGGCGGAGTGCCCTATCAGAACAAGAGTTCTGACGGTCAGACCTGGCACTGGAGCGGCGACGTTGACTACAGCGGCGGCACGACCTACGAGAATGCTGTGCCGATTGCAAACACGGCGAACCCGTACCTCTATCAGACCGAGCGCTACGGCAGCAGCTTCAGCTACAACGTTCCGCTGCCGGACGGGACGTACACGCTCTCGCTCAAATTTGCCGAGACCTACTTTACCCAGCCAGGTCAGCGCAAGTTCAACGTGACAGCCGAGGGTCAGACGCTTTTGAGCAACTTCGACATCCTGGCAGCGGCGGGGGCGAATACGGCGATTACGAAGAGCTTCACCGTAAAAGTCACGGGCGGCAGCCTGAATATCGGCTTTAGCGGCGTGGTCCAGAACGCCAAGATCGACGCGATTGCGATTAGCGGCGGTCCGAGCGCTCCCACTTCCGAGCCGGGGGAGTTCAGTGCTTACCTGACGCCCTATCCGGCTATGCCGACCGCGAGCAGCCTCACCACGCAGCAGATCTTCGAGAACACCCTGAGCAGTGCGGCTCCGGTTTCCACCAGCGACGCTGAACTGCGCCAGGCGATCATCGCCATGTACCAGTCAGTGGGCATCGATCTGTCTTTGTCCTCTGACAAGCTGGCGGCCCTCGAACCGGTGGATTATTCCCTCGCCACGCCTCAGCCGCTGAGTGGCAGCTACCAGCAGCCTCTCAGTAGCGACGCGCCCTTCTATCACAAGATCCCGGCGAACAGCCCCAAAGTCGCCCTGCCGCCAGGTTACCTGAGCACGCTCCAGTACGATCTGATCGACCAGGCGAACGGCGGCGACGGCATCGGCGTCGGGGTGACAGCCCCAGTAGATGGCAGCGCCTACTCCCAGACCGTGGCGAGCGTTAACTATCCCAGCAGTACCTATACGCTCACGACGATGCCGGGGGCCTTGAATTACCTGGCAAAGCCAGGAGATTACGACGGGCACCTGGTCTTCATCGATCCGGTGGCCCAAAAATCACTTTCTTGCTACCACACGACCAGCGGCAATGCCCAGGGCAAAGCTGCCGACTACGCCTGTCTTTATACGCCCGGCGCTTTTCGCCTGCCTTTTTTGGGCGACAGGGGAGGCACGAACGCCGCTCAGATCTTTGAGCTGGGCTACACCGTCCGTCCAGGTGAAGTGACCGATGCGAGCAAGCCCATTCCCCACGCCCTGGGGGGCCCTTTCAGACGCACCTGGAAGGCGATCGTCTACCCGGCCCGCGCCACCGACGCAGACGCCAATACCAGCCCCAATGCCAACGGCCTCATTCCCTACGGTGGGCTGGTGCAACTCGATCCCGCCCTGAATTTGAAAGCGCAGTACCCGGATCTCCCGCTCCCTGCCTTTCGCATCCTGGAGGCGATGCAGAACTACGGGCTCTATCTGGTCGATGGCGGCGCTTACAGCGACTTCAATATCCATACCGCTGCCAGCGGAAACGAACTGGCTCCCTACGGCAGCGTCCAGGCGATCGAAGCGCAGATCGACTCGGTTCTCGCTCAGCAAAAGCTCTACGTCGTGCCGCCCCTTGTAAAGCGCTGAACGCCCTCTGTGAGCCGGTTCTCTTCTGTCACAAATACAGGAGCCGAAACGCTCTACTGCCCTTGAGGAGGACCGGGCAGACAGAAATAAAAGTTAATAGTGAAAATTGGCTGATGCATTGCATAACTTGCACTTCTCGCAACTAATACTCATCACAACAACAGAACTGGCGAGTGACGATGGTAAAGATTCACGTTTACCTACCGGACGATCGACGGCAGGTAGGAAGGCTGCAATTAGTTGACGATAATGATGAGATAATTACGGGACCATTCCCTGTGCTTGGTAAGGCAGATAATCAGGCGGCAGCAGCAAATGGCAATCCGTCACGAGATCCGCTACGGAAAAATGGGGATACACCCCTGGGAACTTACCGAGTATCCGAAGTGCGGCCCACAGATAATGAACATTATCCTAACCACTCCTACGGTCCATACGGTTTTCTGCCCTTGATTGCTGTGAGCGGCCAAGCGTTGCACGCTGCACAAAACGGACGGGCAGGTTTGGGAATTCATGCAGGCGATCCCGGAACTGGTGGAAAATTGAGACCTACTTATGGCTGTCTTCGGCTTTTCAACGATAACCAAAAACAGCTTGTTGCTGCTCTAAAAAATGAAGGTTTGCCATGCGAGTGCATAGTTGAATCCACATCGAAGCCATCTTCAATAACCTTTTTACTTGAGAGTGAAGTTTATAGCGTTGGAGAAGACGATGGAGATGTGCCGAGCGAACCTGCAGAGGCTGTTGCTGCAATTGCAGCTTTAGAAGCATTCAGCTTTATACGTTCTCCATTTAGCATCGACGCGCCGCTCAAAAAGAATAATTCGCGCTTGACTCCGCAACTCTTTGATAGATATCTTGACTCGAGAGAGCGGACACTTCTTTCTGGGCTTGGTGTCTACGCTATTGATGCTCAGAGCAAGTACGGGATCAATGCGACATACATTGTCGCTCATGCCATTGTAGAAACTGGCTGGGGTACGTCCAGAATCTGCATAGAAAAGAACAACTTGTTTGGCTGGGGCGCATTTGACGGCACGCCCTACCAAAGTTCCAAGGGCTTTCCAAGTCGGGAGATATGCGTCGATTTTGTGATGGGCAAAATCAACAGCCTGTACCTGGATCCCGCTGGTCGATACTACAGGGGTGCAGTACTTGGTAATAAGGACCATGGGATGAATGTTTACTATGCGTCCGACCCGAACTGGGGAAGAACAATCGCAGCAGTGGCTGAGAGAATTGAGAGATTTCTCGATTCACAAACTTGAGAAAGCGTTCAGGTAGCAAATTAGGCCAGTTGAATTATCCGTTAGCGAATCGATATGCGAAGTAAGTCCTCCATTGCTCGAGGCAATCTATCGAATCCAGCCCTGGTGGTGCATTTCAAGGTCAATGTTCTTCTCAACTTAACGAGGTCTTCGGTATGTGCAAAGACGGCTCCGTGAATTTTCTCCAATCAGTTGGCTACAATGTAATTCGCTATCCTAGCGAAAAGTTTAAACCACTTCAAGTTCTTGTTCGAGTTCCTAATCGCAATCGGGTTATTGAACTAATTGGGCCAGTAACAGACCTTATCTCTGCTGGCCCTACAGCACCTGAGCCCAAAGAGTTAGATGGTGCTGATGTGAGTGGGAAGCAATCAGATAAATTTGAACTCAGCTTTGGTCTTGGGATACTGAGAGATCTACTCAAGACTTTAGGAGTAGGAGCGATAAATCTGAGCACAGCTTTCTCAAACTCAAAAGAGATTCAATTCGTCTACCAAAATGTCAAGCTAGACTCACTCATGACTACTAGTGCCGCCAGCTACTTAAAAGCCTGCAAACCAGACGTAAGCAGCGAGCTGTTCGATCAAATGGATGAAGAGGGAGAAGCCTATTGCATCATCGAAACGTTAAAGTCCAATAGCTTCTCGGTCAGAGCTTTTCGTGATAATGGGTTCAGCGCAAGCATTGATCTGAGCGTCCTTCAGGAAGCTTTAGCTTTCACTCCTGGCATTAGCATTTCCGGCAACGATGAGCTTGTTACCTTCTATAAAGGTGATAGTAATCTCGTCTTTGGATTCAAAGCTATCCCATTTTGGGTTGCCATTGACTCTGCTGGCTTGCCATACTTCAAGATCGAGTACTCCTCGGCTCCTACCTCAGATGTGCTTGAGGGTATTCAAACTGATCGTGGTAACCAGAGCGAGCAACTGCTACTCGATACCGTAGTATTGAGCGAAGATCTACTGCTTGTAAAGCTAGACAACGGCCTGGATCGACCTACACTGAGAGAAATGGCCCTGCCTCCAGCATCTACCCTTATATCTTCTGCAGCCTCTCCTTTTGGAAGTGCT harbors:
- a CDS encoding ATP-binding protein, producing the protein MVTRLRTQYLFFFALAAVVPVLVLGIVEFSLLQRDVPEREQRVLDENQRLADLLAANLRYQLNLVLDPVQRAAGSSAAPTSRPTGGTLSQWMSTTPLFRHLLLVERRRVVASARSTLWLGRLLPPAALPGPGNRPAAVFYSPMFPSLYDGAPLAAVVVAFPDFSRSALVGLLDLNVLDSQLQVQATPTRRVAIVDQTAQALAFAAQPRTVPIGADLSRLAPVKAVLRGHRGTLRLPESGDLAAFSPVSGTSWGVVVNSAASEALVGPFANNLPGFGAGLGLTALAAVGFAYWLSERISRPLQQLSERMQGLALGNSLDPPPTLLAPATALEVQVLIDSFRTMRQRIGSEAAANRRLVANLSAEKGKLELIIESITEGVLVYEESGQVITANSALWTQLDSAPATLTDWRALPLRDALGETLPSERSVLARAVRLGSPESALYRLARPGSPLRILQIAAAPLRIPEGSIIGGVAIVRDVTAQKESERLREDFVATLTHDLRTPLLAAVQTLGFTLEGQYGPLSDGQQQILLAVIESHRELLGLVESLLTIYRYEAGRMRLRKEPTDLVALTASCLEEVGTLATARKLSLSLDAPNHLPPVPCDRQQLRRVIINLVDNALKFTPTGGRVEVRLLCQDAGVQLSVRDTGRGIAPEKQAALFVRFAQADSYSTGTGLGLYLCRQVIEAHGGRIWVESEPGLGSTFAFDLPLNSPSG
- a CDS encoding Uma2 family endonuclease, whose amino-acid sequence is MTVYKPVFTPSPLPPLPSMYDLPSENPEEPGLPDEFHHWQPQLLSQTFRPTTYPPEQVFCATDLNLYYDSLNTSYYKRPDWFAVVGVPRLVDAGRLSYVLWREGRAPIVVVELLSPGTLEEDQGETLRDRQPPSKWEVYESILRVPYYVLFNREANSYRLFRLEGEQYRELSDDRLWIGTLGIGLGLWQGKFAGVERLWLRWYDARGEWISTDVEQERQRAEQAERLARQAEQRAQQAEQRAANLAARLRALGVDPDAL
- a CDS encoding malectin, with the protein product MRFSLRGALCVLMLVFVFFCASAYAAPTTFNINCGGVPYQNKSSDGQTWHWSGDVDYSGGTTYENAVPIANTANPYLYQTERYGSSFSYNVPLPDGTYTLSLKFAETYFTQPGQRKFNVTAEGQTLLSNFDILAAAGANTAITKSFTVKVTGGSLNIGFSGVVQNAKIDAIAISGGPSAPTSEPGEFSAYLTPYPAMPTASSLTTQQIFENTLSSAAPVSTSDAELRQAIIAMYQSVGIDLSLSSDKLAALEPVDYSLATPQPLSGSYQQPLSSDAPFYHKIPANSPKVALPPGYLSTLQYDLIDQANGGDGIGVGVTAPVDGSAYSQTVASVNYPSSTYTLTTMPGALNYLAKPGDYDGHLVFIDPVAQKSLSCYHTTSGNAQGKAADYACLYTPGAFRLPFLGDRGGTNAAQIFELGYTVRPGEVTDASKPIPHALGGPFRRTWKAIVYPARATDADANTSPNANGLIPYGGLVQLDPALNLKAQYPDLPLPAFRILEAMQNYGLYLVDGGAYSDFNIHTAASGNELAPYGSVQAIEAQIDSVLAQQKLYVVPPLVKR
- a CDS encoding glucosaminidase domain-containing protein: MVKIHVYLPDDRRQVGRLQLVDDNDEIITGPFPVLGKADNQAAAANGNPSRDPLRKNGDTPLGTYRVSEVRPTDNEHYPNHSYGPYGFLPLIAVSGQALHAAQNGRAGLGIHAGDPGTGGKLRPTYGCLRLFNDNQKQLVAALKNEGLPCECIVESTSKPSSITFLLESEVYSVGEDDGDVPSEPAEAVAAIAALEAFSFIRSPFSIDAPLKKNNSRLTPQLFDRYLDSRERTLLSGLGVYAIDAQSKYGINATYIVAHAIVETGWGTSRICIEKNNLFGWGAFDGTPYQSSKGFPSREICVDFVMGKINSLYLDPAGRYYRGAVLGNKDHGMNVYYASDPNWGRTIAAVAERIERFLDSQT